One stretch of Gouania willdenowi chromosome 16, fGouWil2.1, whole genome shotgun sequence DNA includes these proteins:
- the LOC114477944 gene encoding CUGBP Elav-like family member 3 isoform X2, with protein sequence MNRPIQVKPADSEGRGEDRKLFVGMLGKQQSDEDVRRLFEPFGSIDECTVLRGPDGTSKGCAFVKFQGHAEAQAAISSLHGSRTMPGASSSLVVKFADTEKERGLRRMQQVASQLGIFSPMTLNFPAYNAYTQAVNAQLVQQQALVAQSAYLSPVATVAAVQMQQMAALNANGIIATPITPITSSSGTNTPPTIAATPVPALPPPLGVNGYGSVPAPTNGQQTETLYTNGVHPYQAQSPVAALDPLQQAYAGMQHYTAAYPAAYGLVGQPFPQQPTLVAQQHQQPQQQQQREGPEGCNIFIYHLPQEFSDSEMLQMFLPFGNVISAKVFVDRATNQSKCFGFVSFDNPASAQAAIQSMNGFQIGMKRLKVQLKRPKDANRPY encoded by the exons ATGAATCGGCCAATCCAGGTGAAACCAGCAGACAGTGAAGGCAGAGGAG AGGACAGAAAGTTGTTTGTAGGGATGCTGGGGAAGCAACAGAGTGATGAAGATGTCAGGAGGCTGTTCGAGCCCTTTGGCAGCATAGATGAATGCACTGTGTTAAGGGGACCTGATGGCACTAGCAAAG gaTGCGCTTTCGTAAAATTTCAAGGGCATGCTGAAGCCCAAGCTGCAATCAGCAGCTTGCATGGAAGTCGAACAATGCCT GGAGCATCCTCCAGTCTGGTGGTAAAGTTTGCAGACACTGAGAAGGAGCGAGGGCTGAGAAGGATGCAGCAGGTGGCCTCCCAGCTCGGCATCTTCAGCCCCATGACCCTCAACTTCCCCGCCTACAACGCCTACACACAGGCAGTCAACGCACAG CTTGTCCAACAGCAGGCCCTGGTAGCCCAGTCAGCGTACTTATCTCCTGTGGCAACAGTTGCTGCAGTACAGATGCAGCAGATGGCAGCTCTCAATGCCAACGGCATTATTGCCACACCTATTACACCCATCACTTCGTCCTCGG GTACAAACACTCCACCGACCATAGCCGCTACACCTGTGCCAGCACTTCCTCCACCACTAGGGGTGAATGGTTACGGCAGTGTGCCAGCTCCCACCAATGGACAACAGACAGAAACATTATACACCAACGGTGTTCACCCATATCAAG CTCAGAGTCCAGTAGCTGCCTTGGATCCCCTACAGCAGGCCTATGCTGGCATGCAACACTACACAG CGGCGTATCCTGCTGCTTACGGATTGGTCGGACAGCCGTTCCCCCAGCAGCCAACACTGGTTGCCCAGCAACACCAGCAGCcccagcaacagcagcaaagaGAAG GTCCAGAGGGGTGTAACATCTTCATCTACCACCTGCCTCAGGAGTTCAGTGACTCTGAGATGCTGCAGATGTTCTTGCCATTCGGCAATGTCATCTCAGCCAAGGTGTTTGTGGATCGTGCCACCAATCAGAGCAAATGCTTCG GCTTTGTGAGTTTTGACAACCCGGCCAGTGCTCAGGCTGCCATTCAGTCCATGAATGGTTTCCAGATCGGCATGAAACGACTGAAAGTGCAACTCAAAAGGCCTAAAGATGCCAACCGCCCATACTGA